In the genome of Raphanus sativus cultivar WK10039 chromosome 4, ASM80110v3, whole genome shotgun sequence, one region contains:
- the LOC108851653 gene encoding WAT1-related protein At5g40240 isoform X2 has protein sequence MEQVTLRSSASQAKIIGAILSISGALVIVLYKGPKVLSGAPFTPSSSPPISLDQHLASSDSSWMIGGLFLASQYFLLSVWYILQTRVMETYPEEISVVFFYNVFAMLISAPVCLFLESNMTSWVLKPDISLAAIVYSGFFVSMFSALTHTWGLHLKGPVYISLFRPLSIGIAVAMGAIFLGDALHIGSVIGSMILCFGFYTVIWGKAREDSTKTVAGSEHSPLLLTHVVGDGDS, from the exons ATGGAACAAGTAACGTTAAGGAGCTCTGCGAGCCAGGCTAAAATCATTGGTGCAATACTATCTATATCTGGTGCTCTAGTAATTGTGCTTTATAAAGGCCCCAAGGTTCTCTCTGGTGCACCTTTTACACCTTCATCATCTCCACCCATTTCGCTTGACCAGCATTTAGCTTCGTCCGATTCAAGTTGGATGATTGGAGGCCTATTTCTTGCTTCGCAGTATTTTCTTCTATCAGTCTGGTATATTCTTCAG ACTCGGGTTATGGAGACATACCCTGAAGAAATAAGTGTAGTCTTCTTCTACAACGTATTTGCAATGCTAATCTCAGCGCCAGTGTGCTTATTTTTGGAAAGCAACATGACTTCTTGGGTGCTTAAACCAGATATTTCCCTCGCTGCAATCGTATACTCG GGATTCTTCGTTTCAATGTTCAGCGCGCTTACCCACACATGGGGTCTACATCTGAAAGGCCCTGTCTACATATCCTTGTTTAGGCCATTGTCTATTGGGATTGCAGTCGCCATGGGTGCTATATTCCTCGGCGATGCACTTCACATTGGGAG TGTCATTGGATCAATGATATTGTGCTTTGGGTTCTACACTGTAATTTGGGGCAAAGCAAGGGAGGATTCAACCAAAACTGTAGCTGGTTCTGAGCATTCACCTTTGCTGCTTACACACGTCGTTGGAGACGGGGACTCTTAG
- the LOC108852726 gene encoding putative F-box/kelch-repeat protein At4g39600, with product MTPCSTANLYRRILLLIKKKKKKKKPLPELPQTPQHSTPISSLPDDLLLTCFARISRSYYPTLSLVSKRFRSLLSSPELYETRSLIGRTESCLYLCLGFPPDPNTRWFTLCRKPDQTLTNKKKSSGNLMVPVSVLNAPPVDWTTLVAVGPYIYAICGHIEKAPCSNVPFLDCRTHTWLEAPSLRLAYTDSEHDGKMYLAGIGENPTSLNCIEVFNTTTRTWKPVPPGKRELHGRDMEGKMIVASVNRTTGEKGLAFKPKEKTGELLGSNTDWDSPCMIENIAYYYRSSGEFEWFDTKNDSFLGKLRGLERLPKFAGYSCVKLVEHGGKMLVLWDMYVPASGFKELIIWCAEIKLERRSCEEIRGEVEWFDAVLKVPKSYEFMYAISSTV from the coding sequence ATGACTCCCTGTTCAACGGCTAATTTGTACCGACGAATCTTACTTCtaattaagaagaagaagaaaaagaagaagccgTTGCCTGAACTCCCACAGACACCGCAGCATTCCACACCTATCTCGTCACTTCCCGATGATTTGCTATTGACTTGCTTCGCACGCATCTCTAGGTCATACTACCCAACTCTCTCCCTCGTCTCCAAAAGATTCCGATCTCTCCTTTCTTCCCCTGAGCTTTACGAGACCCGATCCCTCATAGGCCGCACCGAGAGTTGTCTCTATCTCTGCTTAGGGTTCCCTCCCGACCCAAACACTCGCTGGTTCACTCTCTGTCGGAAGCCTGACCAAACCCTAACCAACAAGAAGAAGTCAAGTGGCAATCTTATGGTTCCGGTCTCAGTTCTTAACGCTCCTCCTGTTGATTGGACAACTCTCGTCGCGGTCGGTCCTTACATCTACGCCATCTGCGGACACATTGAAAAAGCTCCCTGCTCTAACGTCCCGTTCCTTGACTGTCGAACTCACACGTGGCTCGAGGCTCCAAGCTTGCGGCTTGCATACACTGATAGTGAACATGATGGTAAGATGTATTTAGCAGGAATCGGTGAGAATCCAACTTCTTTGAACTGTATTGAAGTGTTCAACACAACGACACGAACTTGGAAGCCAGTGCCGCCCGGAAAACGTGAACTACACGGTAGGGATATGGAAGGAAAGATGATCGTCGCGAGCGTCAATAGAACTACTGGTGAGAAGGGTTTGGCTTTTAAGCCAAAGGAAAAGACAGGGGAGTTGCTAGGATCGAATACGGATTGGGATTCTCCCTGTATGATAGAGAACATAGCCTACTATTATAGGTCCAGTGGCGAGTTTGAATGGTTTGACACCAAGAATGATAGTTTTTTGGGGAAATTACGAGGTTTAGAAAGGCTACCAAAGTTTGCTGGTTACAGTTGTGTCAAATTGGTGGAACACGGTGGAAAGATGTTGGTTTTGTGGGACATGTATGTCCCTGCAAGTGGGTTTAAGGAGCTTATTATTTGGTGTGCAGAGATTAAGCTTGAACGGCGCAGCTGTGAAGAGATTCGGGGGGAAGTCGAGTGGTTTGATGCTGTTCTTAAAGTGCCCAAGTCTTACGAATTTATGTATGCTATCTCTTCTACTGTTTGA
- the LOC108852011 gene encoding glutaredoxin-like, producing MAMKKAKEIVSSNAVVVFSKSYCPYCVKVKDLLKKLGAKFIAVELDKESDGTQVQSALAEWTGQRTVPNVFIGGKHIGGCDSVTNLHKNRKLVPLLTVLETGSTHSKPVSRIRSNIIKIRQGDNRSTEVEGPSRARKTVHAELNTIKAKSDRRSGH from the exons ATGGCGATGAAGAAGGCTAAAGAGATCGTTTCTAGCAATGCGGTCGTTGTTTTCAG CAAGTCTTATTGCCCATACTGTGTGAAAGTGAAGGATCTTTTGAAGAAACTGGGAGCTAAATTCATCGCCGTCGAGCTCGACAAAGAAA GTGATGGTACCCAAGTTCAATCAGCTCTTGCAGAATGGACAGGACAACGCACCGTTCCTAATGTGTTCATAGGCGGAAAACACATCGGTGGCTGCGATT cGGTAACCAACCTGCACAAAAATCGTAAGTTGGTTCCTCTGTTAACTGTGTTGGAGACGGGGTCCACCCACTCTAAACCCGTTTCAAGAATCCGGtcaaatatcataaaaattcGACAAGGAGACAACAGGTCCACGGAAGTTGAGGGCCCGTCTCGAGCTAGGAAGACTGTCCATGCCGAACTGAACACGATCAAAGCAAAATCAGATAGGAGATCAGGACATTAA
- the LOC108851653 gene encoding WAT1-related protein At5g40240 isoform X1, producing the protein MRGASEETVAWRYFSRDVLPFAAMFTVECTTVGSTTLYKAASLRGLSFYVFVFYSYLVSTLLLLPLSLIFGRSRRLPPAKSPLFFKIFILGLLGFMSQIAGCKGIEYSSPTLASAISNLTPAFTFTLAVIFRMEQVTLRSSASQAKIIGAILSISGALVIVLYKGPKVLSGAPFTPSSSPPISLDQHLASSDSSWMIGGLFLASQYFLLSVWYILQTRVMETYPEEISVVFFYNVFAMLISAPVCLFLESNMTSWVLKPDISLAAIVYSGFFVSMFSALTHTWGLHLKGPVYISLFRPLSIGIAVAMGAIFLGDALHIGSVIGSMILCFGFYTVIWGKAREDSTKTVAGSEHSPLLLTHVVGDGDS; encoded by the exons ATGAGAGGAGCTAGCGAAGAGACAGTGGCGTGGAGATACTTTAGCAGAGATGTTCTGCCGTTTGCTGCCATGTTTACTGTGGAGTGTACCACTGTTGGGTCGACCACACTGTACAAGGCTGCATCTCTAAGAGGATTGAGCTTCTACGTCTTTGTCTTTTACTCTTATCTTGTTTCCACACTTCTCCTTCTACCActttccctcatctttggaag GTCAAGAAGATTGCCTCCAGCCAAGTCTCCTCTGTTCTTCAAGATTTTCATACTTGGGCTTCTTGG GTTCATGTCGCAGATAGCTGGTTGTAAGGGTATAGAATACAGTTCTCCTACTCTCGCTTCTGCTATCAGCAACCTCACGCCAGCTTTCACATTCACGCTCGCCGTTATCTTCAG AATGGAACAAGTAACGTTAAGGAGCTCTGCGAGCCAGGCTAAAATCATTGGTGCAATACTATCTATATCTGGTGCTCTAGTAATTGTGCTTTATAAAGGCCCCAAGGTTCTCTCTGGTGCACCTTTTACACCTTCATCATCTCCACCCATTTCGCTTGACCAGCATTTAGCTTCGTCCGATTCAAGTTGGATGATTGGAGGCCTATTTCTTGCTTCGCAGTATTTTCTTCTATCAGTCTGGTATATTCTTCAG ACTCGGGTTATGGAGACATACCCTGAAGAAATAAGTGTAGTCTTCTTCTACAACGTATTTGCAATGCTAATCTCAGCGCCAGTGTGCTTATTTTTGGAAAGCAACATGACTTCTTGGGTGCTTAAACCAGATATTTCCCTCGCTGCAATCGTATACTCG GGATTCTTCGTTTCAATGTTCAGCGCGCTTACCCACACATGGGGTCTACATCTGAAAGGCCCTGTCTACATATCCTTGTTTAGGCCATTGTCTATTGGGATTGCAGTCGCCATGGGTGCTATATTCCTCGGCGATGCACTTCACATTGGGAG TGTCATTGGATCAATGATATTGTGCTTTGGGTTCTACACTGTAATTTGGGGCAAAGCAAGGGAGGATTCAACCAAAACTGTAGCTGGTTCTGAGCATTCACCTTTGCTGCTTACACACGTCGTTGGAGACGGGGACTCTTAG